A portion of the Microbacterium hominis genome contains these proteins:
- a CDS encoding phosphogluconate dehydrogenase C-terminal domain-containing protein translates to MDPHHPRIPQEHTVSTATDTYKIAVIGAGGKMGMRVSNNLARTDHTVWYVENSPAGQQRTIDAGRELTDAATAVSDADIVVLAVPDLALGPVTADLVPQMKAGAIVLTLDPAAAYAGLLTTRADVIQAVAHPCHPSIFLQRETPEQWADTFGGIAAPQDAIAAVESADPAKQAIVEATVRAIYAPVIDVHWVTIKQLAQLEPTLVETVACMIGALLNEALEETVNTMGVPEAAARSILYGHTQVALANGLRGDNPFSDACLIAMDYGRESIIKEDWKKIFRDDELDKNLARMLHLDHIER, encoded by the coding sequence ATGGACCCGCACCACCCTCGAATACCTCAGGAGCACACCGTGAGCACTGCAACCGACACGTACAAGATCGCCGTCATCGGCGCAGGCGGCAAGATGGGTATGCGCGTGTCCAACAACCTCGCACGGACCGACCACACCGTCTGGTACGTCGAGAACTCCCCCGCCGGACAGCAGCGCACCATCGACGCCGGTCGCGAGCTGACGGATGCCGCCACCGCCGTCTCCGACGCCGACATCGTCGTGCTCGCCGTGCCCGACCTGGCGCTCGGCCCGGTCACCGCCGACCTCGTGCCGCAGATGAAGGCCGGCGCGATCGTGCTGACCCTCGACCCCGCCGCCGCGTACGCGGGCCTTCTCACCACACGCGCCGACGTGATCCAGGCTGTCGCCCACCCGTGCCACCCGTCGATCTTCCTGCAGCGCGAGACGCCCGAGCAGTGGGCCGACACCTTCGGCGGCATCGCCGCCCCGCAGGACGCCATCGCCGCCGTCGAGAGCGCCGACCCCGCCAAGCAGGCGATCGTCGAGGCGACGGTCCGCGCGATCTACGCCCCGGTCATCGACGTGCACTGGGTGACGATCAAGCAGCTCGCCCAGCTCGAGCCCACACTCGTCGAGACGGTGGCCTGCATGATCGGCGCCCTCCTCAACGAGGCCCTCGAGGAGACGGTGAACACGATGGGCGTTCCCGAGGCGGCCGCGCGCAGCATCCTCTACGGTCACACCCAGGTCGCGCTCGCCAACGGTCTGCGCGGCGACAACCCGTTCAGCGACGCCTGCCTCATCGCCATGGACTATGGCCGCGAGTCGATCATCAAGGAAGACTGGAAGAAGATCTTCCGCGACGACGAGCTCGACAAGAACCTCGCCCGCATGCTGCACCTCGACCACATCGAGCGCTGA